Within the Longimicrobiales bacterium genome, the region GATCCTGGTGTACATACTGCCGGTGCTGCTCGGCGACGGCATCCGCTTCTCGTCCCCGGGGCTCGCGAGGACACAACTGGAACCGATCAGCAGCACGCGGTCGCGCGACGCCACCATCCTCCGCTTCCGCGTCCGCAAGCAGTCCGACCTGACTGTCGAATAGTTCCGGTTGCGTCGTCGACGCGCCCGGGCAGAGGTCGTCAGCCGGTGCCATGCCGGCGAGGTAGGCCGCCACGGCGTGAGCGGCATGGCGGTCGAGTGGCTCTAGCCATGTCGTCGCGCATGGTGCGCGGGTCGGCGTGGCGCATGACGTACGGCATGTCGCGGAGTCTGACGCCCGCGACAAGCCCAGTGGTGCAGAGGCTGCGCTTCGGCCCCCTCCCCCGCCACCTCAGGGCCCATCGGAGAGGTCACGGATGTGCTGTCGACGCGATCGGTGAAGGCCGGTCGGCGCGCCCTCACCGCGCTCCCGACGCGGCAGGAGCCAAGCGCGGGAGCGTTTCGATGACGGCGGCGACATGCTCAGGTGTCGGCATCGCCGCGATCGACCGGCCAAGGATCGCCGCTGAGTCGCGGTACGACGCGCAATCGAGGAGGCGGGCGACAGCATCGCGGATCGCCGACGCAGTTGCCTCGTTCGGCGCCAGGGAGATGCCTACGCCCGCTGACGCGACCGCCGTGGCGTTGAGGAACTGGTCCGCACCCTGCGGGAGGCAGAGCTGCGGAAGGCCATGCCTGATGCTGGCCAGCATCGTGCCGGAGCCGGCGTGTGACACGACGACGTCGCAGTGCGGCAGCAGTGCGGCCTGCGGCACATACTGCTCGACGCGCACGTGCGTCGGCTGCGGTCCGAGATCTGCAGGGTCGACACGCGGGCCGACCGTAACGAGAACGCGTGCGTCGAGATCGCTCAGCGCGGCGAGGATCGCCAGCAGCAGCGCCACGTCGCTGAAGACGGTGCCCAGCGTCACGTACACGAGCGGCGCGTCGTGCCGGCTCTCCGGCAACGGAAGCGGCGACGACATATCGGTGTGGCCGTCGTCGCTGAGCGGGCACATCAGCTGGCGACGCGGGATGTGCCGGGCGTCCTCGGAGGTCAGCTGCGGCGGATAGATGTCGAGATACACGTGGTCGTAGGCACCGCCGAAGGGACGTGGCTCAAGCCCGCGCGAGCGCCAAAGCGGTGCCACCTCCGTGCCCGCCGCCGCGACCCGACGCTTGGGGAGCAGCGGCCCGAATCCCTTCGTGATGCTCGGCACGCCTAGCTCGGCGGCCATGATGTGTCCGGCGAACTCCGCCGCGTCGGCAACCACCAGGTCGGGTCGCCATTCCAGCGCGACCGGTGCGAGATCGGCGAGGATTGCCGGCGCGGCGATCGCGCCGAACAGCTTCCCAAAACCCACGTCCGGGACGTCCTCCGTCGCGAGCGCATTGACCTCGGGGAACCGCGCGCGCAACTGGGCTGGACCCGCGAGCGCGGCTGGGCCCGTCGCCACCGGCGTGATACCTGCACGCTGAACATGGGCGACGCCGTCGGCCGGCGTGGCCCACAACACGTCGTGGCCGCGCGCCGCGAACGCGCGGGCCAACGGCACCATCGGATGGATGTGCCCGAGCCCAGCCGTCGACGTAACCAACACCCGCACGACCCGCCACCCCCGCCCGTGATATTCATCCGAGCTATACTAGATTGACCCGAGTGACAGTAGGACCAAATGCCAAAGCCCGTCAAGCCCCGCAGCTACAACTCCCCCGTCCGCCGCGAACAAGCCACGCGGACCCGGCATCGAATCCTCGAAGCCGCCGCGGGGCTGTTCATTGGTCAGGGGTACGGCGCCACGTCGATCCGCGCCATCGCCGAGGCAGCGGGCGTGGCGCCCGACACGGTCTACGCGACCTTCGGCAGCAAGGCGGGGTTGCTTTCCGCGTTGATCGACTTCCGGCTCGCGCCGGGCGGCGAGTCCAGCGTCCTCGACCGACCCGAGAGCCAGGCGATGCGCGACGAACGCGATCCGCGCCGGCTCCTCCGTCTGTTCGCCCGTGACTACGCGACCATGGCGGAGCGGGTCCGCCCGGTCTCCGAGGTGCTCCGCACGGCCAAAGCCGTGGAGCCGGAGATGGCCGCCTTCCGCGACGAGATCGAGGGCTACCGCTTCCAGTACATGCAGACCGTCGTCGGCTGGCTCGCCAAGTGCGCCAAGCTGCGGATGCCGCAGCATCGCGCGGCACAAGTCGTCTGGACTCTCGCCAGTCCCGACGTCGGCCGGATGCTCTGCGACGTCCAAGGATGGACGACGGACGAGTACGCCGAATGGCTCGAGGACACCTTGACCGCAAC harbors:
- a CDS encoding glycosyltransferase; its protein translation is MARAFAARGHDVLWATPADGVAHVQRAGITPVATGPAALAGPAQLRARFPEVNALATEDVPDVGFGKLFGAIAAPAILADLAPVALEWRPDLVVADAAEFAGHIMAAELGVPSITKGFGPLLPKRRVAAAGTEVAPLWRSRGLEPRPFGGAYDHVYLDIYPPQLTSEDARHIPRRQLMCPLSDDGHTDMSSPLPLPESRHDAPLVYVTLGTVFSDVALLLAILAALSDLDARVLVTVGPRVDPADLGPQPTHVRVEQYVPQAALLPHCDVVVSHAGSGTMLASIRHGLPQLCLPQGADQFLNATAVASAGVGISLAPNEATASAIRDAVARLLDCASYRDSAAILGRSIAAMPTPEHVAAVIETLPRLAPAASGAR
- a CDS encoding TetR/AcrR family transcriptional regulator, which produces MPKPVKPRSYNSPVRREQATRTRHRILEAAAGLFIGQGYGATSIRAIAEAAGVAPDTVYATFGSKAGLLSALIDFRLAPGGESSVLDRPESQAMRDERDPRRLLRLFARDYATMAERVRPVSEVLRTAKAVEPEMAAFRDEIEGYRFQYMQTVVGWLAKCAKLRMPQHRAAQVVWTLASPDVGRMLCDVQGWTTDEYAEWLEDTLTATLLSP